The following are encoded together in the Serratia odorifera genome:
- a CDS encoding MotA/TolQ/ExbB proton channel family protein: MNANLLHDIIFYVMYAALVIALVIIIERALYFAYTQRQARRLEQALTPQVRRAGDLPQALTQRNSLPLAVILPVLEQKHQADDRETLGDVIDAQYLLSKPPMSRGLWLLETIVTAAPLLGLLGTVMGIIETFKALAASGVSEPSLVSAGMGTALYATGLGIAIALLCLVGNNYLQSRMERINELLKVLLIRAGTPASRPEHDQADRWVDSGEQRYA, from the coding sequence ATGAATGCCAATCTATTGCACGACATTATCTTTTACGTGATGTACGCCGCGCTGGTGATTGCGCTGGTGATTATTATCGAACGCGCGCTGTATTTTGCCTATACCCAACGGCAGGCGCGTCGGCTGGAACAGGCGCTGACGCCGCAGGTGCGCCGCGCCGGCGATCTGCCGCAGGCGTTAACCCAGCGTAACAGCCTGCCGCTGGCGGTGATCCTGCCGGTGCTGGAACAGAAACATCAGGCCGACGATCGTGAAACGCTGGGGGATGTGATCGACGCGCAGTATCTGTTGAGCAAACCGCCGATGAGCCGCGGGCTATGGCTGCTGGAAACCATCGTTACCGCTGCACCGCTGCTCGGGCTGCTCGGCACGGTGATGGGCATCATCGAAACCTTCAAGGCGCTGGCGGCGTCCGGGGTGTCTGAACCGAGTCTGGTGTCGGCCGGCATGGGCACCGCGCTGTACGCCACCGGCCTTGGCATCGCCATCGCGCTGCTGTGTCTGGTGGGCAATAATTACCTGCAAAGCCGTATGGAGCGGATTAACGAGCTGCTGAAGGTGCTGCTGATCCGTGCCGGTACGCCGGCCAGCCGCCCGGAACATGACCAGGCCGACCGTTGGGTTGACAGCGGGGAGCAACGTTATGCCTAA
- a CDS encoding TonB-dependent receptor family protein yields the protein MKSFKRSGIYLAVMSALLPGALMAEEGTDVGTISVQGQPLGGGMMVQDDSAKARSTVTKEALDKMPSAGNAIDKLKYTPGLNINSNDASGLSGVDYTMRGMTSDQIGLSMDGIPINDSGNYAVYPNLLGDAENLQEIFVTQGSSEVDGPHIGSSGGNIGLVTRRPAKDFGGFVKQTLGSNNLSKTFARLETGEYNGFSNWISYSHTEAKKWRGEGREYSDKFEMNSLYEDGNGNSSNLVMKYNRQENANYNTLSKAQFEQDGRYTDYATTPEYNSKGQLNKYYKIDRNPFENFTLSFTQKLQLRDNLSLTLQPYYYWGNGGSFTGQTASVLSSTSDRAGQYDLSNLGSNTYYRPSWTQTWRPGITTKLKWDINEQHSLDVGYWYERARQLQTQPFISINGDGNPAQIWGKPGGSDQVQDANGNTVQGRNQYTVTPAQKVWLQDTWFFSPEWTFVGGLAYQYVERKGENRGSLYNVPENRKATYHELLPNFSASYRLNQENQLFYNLTRNMRTPPNYVLYNVGDSINTKPELSWNHELGWRFQQEDMLLSATLFYLRYSDRQISTTNADGDYEMMNIGNVENKGLELEWSGQLPHNFNYYASYTYTQAKQQNNIVSNGGHELPTSGKDVPNVPRNLLNLTLGYDDGLYYGSVSSKYVSSFYGDLTNDEKIGGRTVVDLAAGVYLPVDKKIVKSAALRFGVSNLFDKEYLTSVRSTTFNAAPYDGVKASTPYYNVGEERTFSVSLEATF from the coding sequence ATGAAATCGTTCAAACGTTCTGGGATTTACCTGGCGGTGATGTCGGCGCTGTTGCCAGGGGCGCTAATGGCGGAGGAGGGTACCGACGTCGGTACCATCAGCGTTCAGGGGCAGCCGCTGGGCGGCGGCATGATGGTGCAGGATGACAGTGCCAAGGCGCGCTCCACCGTGACCAAGGAAGCGCTGGATAAAATGCCGTCCGCCGGCAACGCCATCGATAAATTGAAATACACGCCGGGACTGAACATTAACAGCAACGACGCCAGCGGCCTGAGCGGTGTTGATTACACCATGCGCGGCATGACGTCAGACCAAATCGGCCTGTCGATGGACGGCATTCCGATTAACGACTCCGGCAACTACGCGGTCTATCCGAACCTGCTCGGCGACGCGGAAAACCTGCAGGAAATTTTCGTCACCCAGGGCTCCTCCGAGGTCGACGGTCCGCACATCGGTTCCAGCGGCGGCAATATCGGGCTGGTGACGCGCCGACCGGCCAAGGACTTTGGCGGTTTCGTCAAACAGACGCTCGGCAGCAATAACCTTAGCAAGACCTTCGCCCGTTTGGAAACCGGCGAGTATAACGGTTTCAGCAACTGGATCTCCTATTCGCACACCGAAGCCAAAAAGTGGCGCGGCGAAGGGCGTGAATATTCCGACAAGTTTGAAATGAACTCGCTGTACGAAGACGGCAACGGCAACAGCAGTAACCTGGTGATGAAGTACAACCGGCAGGAAAACGCCAACTACAACACCCTGAGCAAAGCGCAGTTCGAACAGGACGGCCGCTACACCGATTACGCCACTACGCCGGAGTACAACAGCAAAGGACAGTTGAACAAGTACTACAAGATCGACCGCAACCCGTTCGAAAACTTCACCCTGTCGTTTACCCAGAAGCTGCAACTGCGCGACAACCTGTCGTTGACGCTGCAACCGTACTATTACTGGGGCAACGGCGGCAGCTTCACCGGCCAGACCGCCTCGGTACTGTCCAGCACCTCGGACCGCGCCGGACAGTATGACCTGAGCAATCTCGGTTCCAATACCTACTATCGCCCGTCGTGGACACAGACCTGGCGGCCGGGCATTACCACCAAGCTGAAGTGGGATATCAACGAACAGCACAGTCTCGACGTGGGCTACTGGTATGAGCGAGCGCGTCAGTTGCAAACGCAGCCGTTCATCAGCATCAACGGCGACGGCAATCCGGCGCAGATCTGGGGTAAACCGGGCGGCAGCGATCAGGTCCAGGACGCCAACGGCAACACCGTACAGGGGCGCAATCAGTACACCGTGACGCCGGCGCAGAAAGTCTGGCTGCAGGATACCTGGTTCTTCTCGCCGGAATGGACCTTTGTCGGCGGGCTGGCGTACCAGTATGTGGAGCGTAAGGGGGAAAACCGTGGCAGCCTGTACAACGTGCCGGAAAACCGCAAGGCCACTTACCACGAGTTACTGCCGAACTTCAGTGCCAGCTACAGGCTCAACCAGGAAAACCAGCTGTTCTACAACCTGACGCGCAATATGCGCACGCCGCCGAACTACGTGCTGTACAACGTGGGCGATTCGATCAATACCAAACCGGAGCTCAGCTGGAACCACGAGCTGGGCTGGCGTTTCCAGCAGGAGGACATGCTGTTGAGTGCCACGCTGTTCTACCTGCGTTACAGCGATCGGCAGATTTCCACCACCAATGCCGACGGTGATTACGAAATGATGAACATCGGCAACGTGGAGAACAAGGGGCTGGAGTTGGAATGGAGCGGTCAGTTGCCGCATAACTTCAACTATTACGCCTCCTACACCTACACCCAGGCCAAGCAGCAGAACAACATCGTCAGCAACGGCGGCCATGAATTGCCGACCTCTGGCAAGGACGTGCCCAACGTGCCAAGAAATCTGCTCAACCTGACGCTGGGCTACGACGACGGTTTGTACTACGGCAGCGTCAGCAGCAAATACGTCAGCTCGTTCTATGGCGATCTGACCAACGACGAAAAAATCGGTGGGCGCACGGTGGTCGATCTGGCGGCCGGGGTGTATCTGCCGGTGGACAAGAAAATCGTCAAGAGTGCGGCATTGCGTTTTGGCGTCAGCAACCTGTTTGACAAGGAATACCTGACCTCGGTGCGCAGCACCACGTTCAATGCGGCGCCGTATGACGGCGTCAAAGCCAGCACGCCGTATTACAACGTCGGCGAAGAGCGCACCTTTAGTGTGTCGCTGGAAGCCACATTTTAA
- a CDS encoding L,D-transpeptidase family protein, which produces MKMSIRALLTLFTALVAFSQAAFAVVYPLPAKDSRLVGQNIQIQVPADSKLPLESFAAQYQMGLSNMLEANPGVDPFLPTPGSTLTIPQQLILPDAPRQGIIINSAEMRLYYYPKGSNTVVVLPIGIGQLGKDTPLNWVTSVQRKKDGPTWTPTAKMREEYAADGEILPAVFPAGPDNPMGLYALYVGRLYAIHGTNANFGIGLRVSHGCVRLRADDIKYLFDSVPVGTRVQFINEPVKASVEPDGSRYLEVHNPLSANEEELKSKDPVPVTITPAVGKVLMDAGINQSEVDAAIKARSGMPVKVN; this is translated from the coding sequence ATGAAAATGAGCATTCGCGCGTTATTAACCCTGTTTACGGCACTGGTTGCGTTCAGCCAGGCAGCCTTCGCCGTTGTATACCCACTGCCTGCCAAGGATAGCCGCCTGGTGGGGCAAAATATTCAAATCCAGGTTCCAGCCGACAGCAAGCTGCCGCTGGAAAGCTTTGCCGCTCAGTACCAGATGGGCCTGAGCAATATGCTGGAAGCCAACCCGGGGGTGGATCCATTCCTGCCAACGCCGGGCAGTACCCTGACCATTCCACAGCAGTTGATCCTGCCAGACGCGCCGCGTCAGGGCATCATCATCAACAGTGCCGAAATGCGTCTGTACTACTACCCGAAGGGCAGCAACACCGTGGTGGTTTTGCCAATCGGCATCGGCCAGTTGGGCAAGGACACGCCGCTGAACTGGGTAACCAGCGTACAGCGCAAGAAGGACGGCCCGACCTGGACGCCGACCGCCAAAATGCGTGAAGAATATGCCGCAGACGGCGAAATCCTGCCGGCGGTATTCCCGGCCGGTCCGGACAACCCGATGGGTCTGTACGCGTTGTACGTAGGGCGTCTGTATGCCATTCACGGTACCAATGCCAACTTCGGCATCGGCCTGCGCGTGAGCCACGGCTGTGTGCGTTTGCGTGCCGATGATATCAAATACCTGTTCGACAGCGTGCCGGTCGGCACCCGCGTACAGTTTATCAACGAGCCGGTGAAAGCCTCGGTGGAGCCAGACGGTTCCCGTTATCTGGAAGTGCACAACCCGCTTTCTGCCAACGAAGAAGAGCTGAAGTCGAAAGATCCGGTGCCGGTAACCATCACCCCAGCGGTCGGCAAAGTGCTGATGGATGCGGGTATCAACCAGAGCGAAGTGGATGCGGCAATCAAGGCGCGTTCCGGTATGCCGGTTAAAGTGAACTGA
- a CDS encoding helix-turn-helix domain-containing protein, whose product MHQLDVINQLLAWIEQNLDQPLTLDDIAARSGYSKWHLQRMFKQQTGHVLGTYARRRRLTAAARELRLMRTSVAIVADKYQFDSQQTFTRGFKKQFGLPPAAYRRCTDWSSYGMQPPLRIAAQPLPAADFVELPAMQLVGRTQRRTMTLHELGRMKKELRHTAWSTLLQPNAQPPSVAYGLTSLEVDGRQRDRQRMVYTAALVDERTVGEVVQIEPGEYASFVYHGQAEELQNFIARIYDTAMPELDVVRRPGRDIERFYPAQSGFYHQATSAIRCEYLIPIRRLSADKSAR is encoded by the coding sequence ATGCATCAGTTGGACGTGATTAACCAATTACTGGCCTGGATCGAGCAGAATCTGGATCAGCCGCTGACGCTGGATGATATCGCTGCCAGGTCAGGCTATTCGAAGTGGCATTTGCAACGGATGTTCAAGCAGCAGACCGGCCACGTGCTGGGAACCTACGCTCGGCGTAGAAGGCTGACCGCCGCCGCGCGCGAGTTGCGCCTGATGCGCACCAGCGTGGCGATCGTCGCCGATAAATATCAGTTTGATTCGCAGCAGACGTTTACTCGTGGTTTTAAAAAGCAGTTTGGTCTGCCGCCTGCGGCCTACCGCCGCTGTACCGACTGGTCGAGCTACGGTATGCAGCCGCCGCTGCGCATCGCCGCCCAGCCGTTGCCGGCGGCCGACTTTGTCGAACTGCCGGCGATGCAGTTGGTCGGGCGCACTCAGCGCCGCACGATGACGCTGCACGAACTGGGGCGCATGAAGAAAGAGCTGCGCCATACCGCCTGGAGCACGCTGTTACAGCCCAATGCACAGCCTCCGTCGGTGGCCTACGGCCTGACCAGTCTGGAGGTCGATGGTCGGCAGCGCGATCGGCAGCGCATGGTGTACACCGCCGCGCTGGTGGATGAGCGAACGGTGGGGGAGGTGGTGCAGATTGAGCCGGGGGAGTATGCCAGTTTCGTTTACCATGGCCAGGCTGAGGAGTTGCAGAACTTTATTGCGCGGATTTACGACACCGCGATGCCGGAACTGGACGTGGTGCGCCGACCAGGGCGTGATATCGAACGGTTTTACCCGGCGCAAAGCGGATTTTACCACCAGGCGACCAGCGCTATCCGTTGCGAATACCTGATCCCCATCCGTCGGCTGTCGGCAGACAAATCGGCGCGCTAA
- a CDS encoding AraC family transcriptional regulator — protein sequence MSFVATKPRFDIDKVPRAIFAVQGTSITEDWEVEPHRHQKAQLIYTARGMIRCEAESGLWLVPPQCALWMPSNTLHNAQGTGSTECYCLFVDTSTFVGLPENCCTLAISPLLRELLLQASRFDPLYDQQGSEGRLIAVLLDQLAAAPVENLHLPVSHDVRIRQLMERLLADPANKSTIGQWAQRIGMSERSLSRTLQQQLGMSFGQWRRQLHVMLALQRLTQGESVQTVALDLGYESASGFVTMFRKTVGKPPARYLAEKTAAGQQLDGSIAM from the coding sequence ATGAGTTTCGTTGCCACCAAACCGCGTTTTGATATTGATAAGGTGCCACGCGCCATATTTGCCGTACAGGGCACCAGCATTACCGAGGATTGGGAGGTTGAGCCCCATCGTCACCAGAAAGCACAACTGATCTACACCGCACGCGGCATGATCCGCTGCGAGGCGGAAAGCGGCCTGTGGCTGGTACCACCGCAGTGTGCCTTATGGATGCCCAGCAACACTTTGCATAATGCGCAGGGCACCGGATCAACCGAGTGCTACTGTCTGTTTGTCGATACCTCGACCTTCGTCGGCCTGCCGGAAAACTGCTGTACTCTGGCGATTTCACCGTTGCTGCGCGAGCTCTTGCTGCAGGCCAGCCGTTTTGACCCGTTGTACGACCAACAGGGTAGCGAAGGCCGCCTGATTGCGGTGCTGCTGGATCAGTTGGCGGCCGCGCCGGTAGAAAACCTGCATCTGCCGGTGTCGCACGACGTGCGCATTCGGCAACTGATGGAGCGACTGTTGGCCGACCCGGCGAATAAATCCACCATCGGGCAATGGGCGCAGCGCATCGGCATGAGCGAACGTTCGCTGAGTCGCACGCTACAACAGCAACTGGGGATGAGTTTTGGTCAGTGGCGACGCCAATTGCACGTCATGTTGGCGCTGCAACGCCTGACGCAGGGCGAAAGCGTACAGACCGTGGCGCTGGATCTCGGTTATGAAAGCGCCAGCGGTTTTGTGACGATGTTCAGGAAAACCGTCGGCAAGCCACCGGCGCGTTATCTGGCGGAAAAAACGGCTGCCGGCCAGCAACTGGACGGCAGCATCGCCATGTGA
- a CDS encoding helix-turn-helix transcriptional regulator, giving the protein MADMAGMSYFHFSRMFKKVSGYNFKEYLMILRTNKAKSLLKNTQIPITEISHLCGFKEHKHLNACFNKYCSVTPSEFRKRMLAGLNQPDADLAVMTDFRCLPLSAQVIQWLSAPA; this is encoded by the coding sequence ATGGCGGACATGGCGGGTATGAGTTACTTCCATTTCTCCCGCATGTTCAAGAAAGTCAGCGGATACAATTTCAAAGAATATCTGATGATCCTGCGTACCAATAAAGCAAAATCACTGTTAAAAAATACCCAAATCCCGATTACCGAAATCAGCCACCTCTGCGGTTTTAAAGAACATAAGCATTTGAATGCCTGCTTTAACAAATACTGTTCGGTGACCCCCAGCGAGTTTCGTAAAAGAATGCTGGCCGGGCTGAATCAGCCCGACGCGGATTTGGCGGTAATGACCGATTTTCGCTGTTTGCCGCTCAGTGCCCAAGTCATCCAATGGTTGTCTGCACCCGCCTGA
- a CDS encoding cupin domain-containing protein, which translates to MNPHWHSAPELICVLTGSFTLNVCQRSHQVAAGGMVYINPDEIHALEATAANSRLLTIQFSPRLFDDANPAPHIDYCRASWAEQRPQDRALRDAVLLITQRQMAQASSFCQTGCDLYVIECA; encoded by the coding sequence GTGAACCCCCATTGGCATAGCGCGCCGGAGCTGATCTGCGTGTTGACCGGCAGTTTCACTCTCAATGTTTGTCAGCGCAGCCATCAGGTGGCCGCCGGCGGCATGGTATATATCAATCCCGATGAGATACATGCGTTGGAGGCCACGGCAGCCAACAGCCGCTTACTGACCATCCAGTTTTCCCCCCGCCTGTTTGATGACGCTAACCCGGCGCCACATATCGATTACTGCCGTGCGTCCTGGGCCGAGCAACGGCCGCAGGATCGGGCATTGCGGGACGCCGTACTGCTGATTACCCAGCGGCAGATGGCGCAGGCTTCGTCCTTTTGCCAAACTGGCTGCGATCTATACGTTATTGAGTGCGCTTGA
- a CDS encoding MFS transporter: MKKTTAVVSDSYVVVSVREKIGYGFGDMASNLSFGFVSLFLLYFYTNIYGISATQASLIFVIARVIDALFNIAVGFFIDKTQTRYGKLRPYLLFGAVPLGLLTLFCFYTPDTDHKFYFALCSYTLYCLAYTAVNTPYSAMTNMLTQHEGSRASLSVYRFVFAILGYLVVSTCADLLISRVTDQKMGYVFAVSCFALLATFLFLACFGMTRERVKVQLQSPTLKEMIKAVSGNMPLINLSLFTVFFYIAYTVWMAIAVYFIKYIISDESFTSEFFAIQSAAYILGTVISARLIAMMGKKYMTLLALTIGVVGLFGQYIFAGENIYLIMAGVCLFSITLGMGFVSMWSMIADTVEYAEWKHGVRTEGAIYGFFNFITKIAMAIGGGCAGIMLDYFNYSAESISEPARNGINLMMTIFPGLMFILGMVFVVFYTLDEKTYREIIKKIELAKQNLA, encoded by the coding sequence ATGAAAAAAACAACCGCAGTGGTGAGTGATAGTTATGTCGTAGTCAGCGTGCGAGAAAAAATTGGCTATGGTTTTGGCGATATGGCCTCGAATCTTTCTTTTGGCTTCGTCTCCCTGTTTTTGCTTTATTTTTACACCAATATTTACGGTATCAGCGCCACCCAGGCCAGTCTGATTTTTGTTATTGCCAGGGTTATCGATGCCTTGTTCAATATTGCCGTTGGGTTCTTTATCGATAAAACGCAAACGCGCTATGGGAAATTAAGACCCTATCTGCTTTTTGGCGCGGTACCGTTAGGTTTATTAACCCTGTTTTGCTTTTACACACCGGATACCGATCATAAGTTCTATTTTGCACTGTGCTCTTACACCCTTTATTGTCTGGCTTATACTGCGGTTAATACGCCGTATTCGGCCATGACCAATATGCTGACCCAGCATGAAGGATCGCGCGCATCGCTGTCGGTGTACCGCTTTGTGTTTGCCATTTTGGGCTATCTGGTGGTGTCGACCTGCGCCGATCTGCTGATTTCGCGTGTTACCGATCAAAAAATGGGGTATGTTTTTGCCGTCAGCTGTTTTGCGCTATTGGCGACCTTTCTGTTCCTTGCCTGCTTTGGCATGACCCGAGAGCGGGTAAAGGTACAATTGCAGTCCCCGACGTTAAAAGAAATGATCAAGGCGGTTTCCGGTAATATGCCGCTGATCAATCTTTCCCTGTTTACCGTATTCTTTTATATCGCCTACACCGTTTGGATGGCGATTGCGGTGTATTTCATCAAGTATATCATTAGTGATGAGTCGTTCACCTCCGAGTTTTTTGCCATTCAGTCCGCCGCCTATATTTTGGGTACGGTGATTTCAGCCAGGTTGATCGCCATGATGGGTAAAAAATACATGACATTATTGGCGCTGACCATTGGGGTTGTCGGCCTGTTTGGTCAATATATTTTTGCTGGTGAAAACATTTATTTAATTATGGCCGGCGTGTGTCTGTTCAGTATTACTCTGGGTATGGGGTTTGTTTCGATGTGGTCAATGATTGCCGACACCGTTGAATATGCGGAATGGAAACATGGCGTCAGAACCGAAGGGGCTATTTACGGATTCTTTAATTTTATTACCAAAATCGCCATGGCGATCGGCGGCGGCTGTGCCGGCATTATGCTCGACTATTTCAATTACAGTGCAGAAAGTATCAGTGAACCTGCGCGTAATGGCATCAATCTGATGATGACCATCTTCCCCGGCCTGATGTTTATTCTCGGTATGGTATTTGTGGTGTTTTATACCTTAGATGAAAAAACCTACCGTGAAATTATTAAAAAAATAGAACTGGCCAAGCAAAACCTCGCGTAA
- a CDS encoding cyclase, with the protein MQHAQLNVEGVKNKSKAVEVNRWITIGKPALELQRLWCDPHTLPLIMSHFAKVDILNERESSWMVEDMLSQKWYWQNRITELQPGIAIYWQSLQGADLPNEGSLLFREAPAAKGTELSLRVIFEPPRR; encoded by the coding sequence ATGCAACACGCTCAACTGAACGTCGAAGGCGTTAAAAACAAAAGCAAAGCGGTTGAAGTCAACCGATGGATCACCATCGGCAAACCGGCGCTGGAACTGCAACGGCTGTGGTGCGATCCGCACACCTTGCCACTGATCATGTCCCACTTCGCCAAGGTCGATATCCTCAACGAACGCGAATCCAGCTGGATGGTGGAAGATATGCTGAGCCAAAAATGGTATTGGCAAAATCGCATCACCGAGTTGCAACCCGGCATCGCCATCTATTGGCAATCCTTGCAAGGCGCCGACCTGCCAAACGAAGGTAGCCTGCTGTTCCGCGAAGCTCCCGCCGCGAAAGGCACCGAACTTTCCCTGCGGGTTATTTTTGAGCCCCCCCGGCGGTGA
- a CDS encoding metallophosphoesterase, translated as MSIATAVILPLAICMGCLRPLQSLLNHVAFDRQHDRLIAVGDLIDRGEHSLSCLELLTKDWFYAVRGNHEARALEWCAARQRQQPALDLQLMWQIDGGEWFFHLSPQQQRYCQQLMQPMPWTIALQTGRRRYAILHAEVPPGDR; from the coding sequence ATGTCAATCGCCACGGCCGTGATTTTGCCGTTGGCGATCTGCATGGGCTGCCTGCGGCCGTTGCAGTCGTTGCTCAATCATGTGGCATTCGATCGCCAGCATGACCGCCTGATCGCGGTCGGCGATCTGATCGATCGCGGCGAGCACAGTCTGTCGTGCCTGGAGCTACTGACGAAGGACTGGTTTTATGCGGTACGCGGCAATCACGAAGCTCGGGCGCTGGAGTGGTGTGCTGCCAGGCAACGCCAGCAGCCGGCGCTGGATTTGCAACTGATGTGGCAGATTGACGGCGGCGAGTGGTTTTTCCACCTCAGCCCACAGCAGCAACGCTATTGTCAGCAGTTGATGCAACCGATGCCGTGGACAATTGCCTTGCAGACCGGGCGACGACGCTACGCAATTTTGCATGCCGAAGTGCCGCCGGGAGATCGATGA
- a CDS encoding trehalose-6-phosphate synthase, translating into MCKPSPRRNIGRSTTTNATVINSLPFLFPPASFITTIKGYYHDGLWPVFHQRPELAHFSAENYQAYCQISQHIAAIACDYVCPSDLICVDDYQLLPCGAALKQQGLLNPCGFFFCAAVSFRPAVENHSATPRIDGVAVLLRSDRFSQSRRRE; encoded by the coding sequence ATGTGCAAACCTTCGCCGAGGCGGAATATCGGCCGATCGACGACCACCAACGCGACGGTTATCAATTCGTTACCTTTCCTTTTTCCGCCCGCGAGTTTCATTACCACTATCAAGGGCTATTATCACGATGGGCTATGGCCGGTGTTTCACCAGCGGCCCGAACTCGCGCACTTTTCGGCCGAAAATTATCAGGCCTATTGTCAGATTAGCCAGCATATCGCGGCCATCGCCTGCGATTACGTCTGTCCGAGCGACCTGATTTGCGTCGATGATTACCAACTGCTGCCATGCGGCGCCGCGCTGAAACAGCAAGGGTTGCTCAACCCCTGCGGCTTCTTTTTTTGCGCTGCCGTTTCCTTCCGTCCCGCTGTTGAAAACCATTCCGCAACACCGCGAATTGATGGCGTCGCTGTTTTATTACGATCTGATCGGTTTTCGCAGTCTCGCCGACGTGAATAA
- a CDS encoding YbdD/YjiX family protein, translating to MFGNLGQAGKYLGQAARMLVGVPDYDTYVQHMQDNHPDKPVMTYKEFFRERQQARYGGDGKGGMRCC from the coding sequence ATGTTCGGCAATCTTGGTCAGGCAGGAAAATATCTTGGGCAAGCGGCGCGGATGCTGGTCGGCGTGCCGGATTACGATACCTATGTTCAACATATGCAGGACAATCATCCGGACAAACCGGTGATGACATACAAAGAATTCTTCCGTGAACGCCAGCAGGCCCGCTACGGCGGCGACGGCAAAGGCGGCATGCGCTGTTGTTAA
- the yjiA gene encoding GTPase, whose product MKPIAVTILTGFLGAGKTTLLRHILNENHGHKIAVIENEFGEVPIDNALIGDRASRITTLSNGCICCSRANELADALLDLLDGVDNGELAFDRLIIECTGMADPGPITQTFFSHEIICERFLLDGIITLVDAVHADRQLSEFTISQAQVGYADRILLTKTDLASDNEPLIQRLQSMNARAPIYKVTHGNIDLNVLFDIEGFVLNDQLSLSAPTPLFRRIAQPQNNIRSIVLHHPQPLELMQISDVMEGLLLKFADNLLRYKGILSIKDDPRRLLFQGVQRLYNADWDREWLPEEQRQSTLVFIGIDLPEEEIRAEFAALG is encoded by the coding sequence ATGAAACCCATCGCAGTCACCATTCTGACCGGCTTTTTGGGCGCCGGCAAAACCACCCTGCTCCGCCATATCCTCAATGAAAACCACGGCCATAAAATTGCCGTTATCGAAAACGAGTTCGGCGAAGTGCCGATCGACAACGCGTTGATTGGCGACCGCGCCAGCCGCATCACCACGCTCAGCAATGGCTGCATCTGCTGTAGCCGCGCCAACGAACTGGCGGATGCGCTGCTCGATCTGCTGGACGGCGTCGACAACGGCGAGCTGGCGTTCGACCGCCTGATCATCGAATGCACCGGCATGGCCGATCCGGGACCGATAACCCAGACCTTCTTCTCACATGAGATTATTTGCGAGCGCTTTCTGCTGGACGGCATTATTACGCTGGTGGACGCGGTACACGCCGATCGACAGCTCAGTGAGTTCACCATTTCGCAGGCCCAGGTGGGCTACGCCGATCGCATTCTGCTAACCAAAACCGACCTCGCAAGCGACAACGAGCCGCTGATCCAGCGCTTGCAGTCGATGAACGCCCGCGCGCCGATTTATAAGGTAACCCACGGCAATATCGATCTGAACGTGCTGTTCGACATCGAAGGCTTTGTGCTGAACGACCAACTGAGCCTCAGCGCGCCGACGCCGCTGTTCCGGCGCATTGCGCAACCGCAAAACAATATCCGCTCGATAGTGCTCCACCACCCGCAGCCGCTGGAACTGATGCAGATTTCCGACGTGATGGAAGGTTTATTGCTAAAATTCGCTGATAACCTGTTACGTTATAAAGGCATATTGTCAATCAAAGACGACCCGCGCCGGTTGCTGTTCCAGGGGGTTCAGCGGCTGTACAACGCCGACTGGGATCGTGAATGGCTGCCCGAAGAGCAGCGGCAGAGCACGCTGGTATTCATCGGCATCGATCTGCCGGAGGAGGAAATTCGGGCGGAGTTCGCGGCTCTGGGCTGA